The genomic DNA TTTCCAAGAACACCTTCATATCCTGTATATTTCGTTTTTTGAAACTTAGAGATTGTTAAGATATTTGTTCCTGTTTCGGCAACCTCAAGCAACTCCTGTAATCCTGTAAAGTCAGATGGTGCTTTCTTCATTGTATCCATGAAGCGGATAAGGATAGTTGCTACCTCAGCACGAGTTGTATTGCCATTTGGTTTGAATGTGAAATCTTTATAGCCTGACAGTAATCCAGTACCAAGAGCTACGCCGATGTACGGAAGATCCTTTTTATTTACTCCACCTTTATAAAATTCAGGAATTGGGATAAGTGTAAGACTTGAATTTGCCATTGTCTCAATGGCTTTGGCATAGTCAGGATTTGCATGTGCTAGACCATTCGCTAACCAACGAGACATTTCACCGCGAGTCATCGCTTTGTTTGGCTCAAACTTGTTATTAGCAAAATCGCTAGCTTGAATGAATCCGACTGCTAATCCCTCTTGAATAGCTTCATTTGCCCAGTGTGATGAATTCACATCTGTAAATTTAGATGGTGTACGATCTTTTCCATCAAATACGCGTGATAGGAATGTCGCAAACTCTGCACGTGTTACTTGAGCCGATGGTTTATATGTACCATCACTATAACCTGCAACAAGACCTTTCTCTGCTACTTGCTTAATAGATTCATATGCCCAATGCGATTTAGGGACATCTTTAAATGTCGTTTTCGTTGCTGCTTCTGCAACCGAATAAGTAGCAGGAATAGCGTAAACAGGCGTCGCTACAGATAGAGCCAAAGTCGCAAGTAATAATTTATTAGATTTCTTTCTAAAAGTACCACGTTTCATAATTTTTCCCTCCGAATGAATTAATTTTTGTTATACTCTAATTTTACCATTTTTAGAGGATGTATCAAATTTCCGAAGGACAATAGCAAGTGTTTATGTTTTACCTGCCAATTTCACTTCTTGCAATAAGTCCATATTGCGTTTTGGATACGATGTTGTTAAATGGATCTCCAACCTTGATTCTTGTACCCGTTGCTGTTTATTGAGCATCTTTTCGATTCCTCCTCTCTGAAATGGATTTTAATAAAAAGAAAGAACCCGCTTCAAAACACTAAGAATGAGCCATAACAAAGTAGTTATGACGAATAGTGATTTTTGAAGCGGGTTCTTCCCGACTTATTAATTTCGATAGTCATATTTTAGCAAACCCATTTTATTTCTTCAAGAGAAATATTCATGCACTTCCTAAAAAACCCCCACTCCATATAGATTGGTTGAAGCGGGGGATAGTTTACACTGGAAACTTGCCCTTTTGATCGGAGGCAAGGTGTTTTAAATACAATTTCAACGTTTCTTTGGGATAACGTATAAATCCTGGGGCAACTGCCTTTGTTACTGTACAAAAGACTAAAAAACGTACAAATACATTTCTATTTCGTGTGTTTTCAACTAATCTGCGTAATTCATCCACATTAGCGTTCAATTTCACTTTTTCTCCCTCCTACTCAGAATATACTTACAATTAGTATAACATATTCTGAACGGTAATATAGATTTCATTCAGCCATCTACAGCAACAAAAAATTGACTTTGTATTTGTAAATGGCTAGAATGAAATTACCTTGCTCGGCCTAATACGTTAGATAAACCAGTTTACTGTGTTTCATCTTCTGTATTGGTCGGCTTTTTTTATTTCTTCTCTCTCTGTAGTTGATGACTGAAATGATTTTAAACTTTCATACAACCCAAATACAGTGTTGTAGCCTGAAAATACCTTCGATGCATCATTAGCCGCTTCATCAGTATTATTCACCACATCACTCATCACTTTTGTGAATGCCTTGTACATTTTAAATAAAGGCATTAGCAACACGTAGTTCCAGTTAATACTAGCAACTCCACCATCCATAATAGCCAAGATAACCTTTAAAGTAGATATAAAGGAAATGGATAGAATGATCAAAATCATCAACATACGTGACAATTTGAAGATAAACCTAACTATCCTTTGCTTGGACCAAAAGGTTGATGGTGATTGAGGATTAGACTGATCATCTTCCGTTGTAGCAGCGACCTCTAAAATTCTCGTATCCATGAATTTGAAGTATTCCTCCACCACACCTTCTAATGCACCTAGAGTCACAATTGACCCTATTACATATAGAGCTGGCATCACGGATAGTATAAAATCAAAAATTGCTATAGATAACACTCCCCTTTCCCATTTCAGCTTCTATGCTGAATTCATTTCAAATTTTTAGAGAATTTCTCTATATAACAGCCCTCCTTTCTTTACTTGAGAACGACAAAAAACACTTTCTCAAATAAAGTTCAGACGAATCCCTAAAGAATCGTTAGAACACCCATTAAGAAAGTGTTTAAAAAATTGTTCTACCGTGTGGCGGAACAGAAAAGTCGTTTAATCAAGTATAGAACCAATTTACCATCCAACACATTTTATGTCAATCTAGTTTTATATTGCTAATGTAGTAAGGAGTTAGTTGGAATTATATTGGAGTATTGATATTATTTACTTATATAATTACCAGTCAGCAATGTTAAAAGGACTAGAGTCGAATCAGTTATATAGCCAAATTAATGAAATAAGGGAGGTATTACAATGAAAGCAAATCAGTTAAATTGCCGAGAAGAACACAGGCGCGAGGAAATTGTTGAAAAGTACAATATAAAACTAATCGCACATACAAAATTGTTAAAGGGCCAAGATAAAATCAGTTGCGCCGGTGCAAAGTGCACGAATAAATATTATACGTTCCAGTACGAAAACAAAAAAGACAAGTATGATAATGGCTCCTTCTTTTGTGGGTCTGAAGCTGCCAAGAGTTTTATACGTCTAGCTAACCTCGAACCTATTAAAATATTTAATCCTCTTTCGGGAGAAAGCACAATGGAGCTTGATGATGATACTCCACATAATGAAAATTCAACTGAAGGCACAGGCAATTCACCGAAAGATGATGATTATAAGAACAAGTGGAATGCACTCGCTAAACAACTACATACGGCAATTAACCTTATTATCGTTTGTTGGAATGTCCCCATTTACGGCAGGTTAGCTCGTTATAAAGCTGATGTAATGAAATATAAGTATAGAGAGCCTTTCTTCGAACGTATCGAATTTGTAAATGATGTGATTGCAAAAGATAAAAAGAATCGTACACTCACACAAATGGTTGATGATCTTCGAACAGATAATCCAACACTAAAACACTTCAATTTTGACCTTCTTGAGGAAAAACTTAGTGCTAAAGGTATTAAGTCTAATTTCTAGTTTTTTAATATAAAATGAAACCCGCTCCTTTTGAAGCGGGTTTCTTTCAAGTGGAGGAAACTAATTGTTATTATGTTTCAATGTCATAATTCTGGGGCAAAAGATGAACAAGTGTCCAATAGTTCTTTTAATCTCCCTTTTTCACTATATCCTCCACAAATATGCTTGCACTTCATTAAATTAAACTCAATTCCATCATTATAAAACACATGGACATCTTCCTGTTTGGTAAGACTATTATACTTCCCAACTATATAATATATATAATCTTTACCTTTACAAATGAATGTTGATGCAGAATTACCATCTGTTCCATAGCATTTATTGTAAACGTCTATAGTTTTACCCATTATTTCGAAATTGTCTATTATGATTTGATATATAATATGGAAATCTTCGCTATGTTCAGTTCCCCGAATTTCGTTATCAGCTCGTCCTACATTAACTCGTCTGTTCTTTATCTTTCAAATTAAATTTTTTAATAAAATATCATTCTCCCAAACAAATGGTAACTTCATCTCTTCGCCATATTCTTCTTGTATAGCACGTTGTACTGAATCGCTCCAATCCGTTTCCTTATCTTCAATCGCTTCGAAATACTCAACTGCTTTCCTAAACGTTTCGACAGCTCTTTGATCTAAAGATTTATGTATCCCAATTAAACCATACTCTTGGAGCTTAATCCTAAATTCCTCAATTGTCTCTCTATTTTGACTAGTTTGCTCTATTATTTCATCTATTGTCATAAATGGTCATCTCCCCTAATCAGATTGCAATCTGCATTATTTTATGTATATGGTTTCCATTATTATATCGTCTCTTAATTAAGTATAGAAAGTAAAACCCTCATGTAAAAGAGCTACTCTTTTTCATTTCTTTAAACGACAATCCAATTTCTACTCATACAACAATCGATTCAATTCCTCTTAATTTAATTACTTCGCAAAATCATACATCAATAGATAATCAAGGAATTTAATAGTAAAATATGCATAAGGGAATATAATTTATTTGAAAGAAATAACTGGATGGTGAAAAAATGGCCACTTTAAATAATTCACAAATAGAAGCACTTGCAGTAACAGCAATTACAACAGCATCAGTTCTTCACCCACTAGCGCCTAATATCCCCATTGGAGATAAAGGTATATCTTTTGATGGTCATATCGATGTTATGATAAATGCATCAGAAGAGAGAACTGCATTTTTAGGGAAAGTCCCTATTCAAGTTAAAGGAAAAGAGGTTGAGAAATTTTCGAAAGGAGTAAGAAACTACTCCTTAAATATGGACCACTATATTAATTTCTACAAG from Lysinibacillus irui includes the following:
- a CDS encoding S-layer homology domain-containing protein translates to MKRGTFRKKSNKLLLATLALSVATPVYAIPATYSVAEAATKTTFKDVPKSHWAYESIKQVAEKGLVAGYSDGTYKPSAQVTRAEFATFLSRVFDGKDRTPSKFTDVNSSHWANEAIQEGLAVGFIQASDFANNKFEPNKAMTRGEMSRWLANGLAHANPDYAKAIETMANSSLTLIPIPEFYKGGVNKKDLPYIGVALGTGLLSGYKDFTFKPNGNTTRAEVATILIRFMDTMKKAPSDFTGLQELLEVAETGTNILTISKFQKTKYTGYEGVLGKQHTHVNKGVATIERAIFVDTTGSKSKGIYKDMFFDDVAQPFSLNKNFYTAFIEYTLVPSRDVSLNGIADGALEGYASPMRVDKGKSEQFNISTPKNVHENVFKKGEKYRYWASQGVLNRSGINLTGRADDKSVYYYEIP